The nucleotide sequence atgttttgttaatgttaacttaTGTTTCCAGTGACTAGAATgctaaatcatcatcatcatcctcctcaaAACAGGGAGACTCTAACAGTGAGCGATTCAGTGGCTACATTTGCATGTCGTTTTATATTAAGAAAATCATAAGTCATAATGCTGTAAGACTTCTGATTGAGAACAATTCTGTCTGCCTACAATTGAGTTTCTGTCATATGCCGGTTCTGTCAGCTGTTGTTTCAATAAATATGGATTGAAACGTGTGCAAATTTATGTTGAGGTTATTTAGTGTAATGCAAAGGAGTCTATATTTGTTTTGTTCAGGTTGCTTTACCGTTTGGTTTAAGGATGAATTTACATGTGATTAAATTTACTAGTAATATTCAAATTATAGGACAGAACGGGAAACGTTACAAGGGAATAAAGAACTTTTTTTAGTATGCAAATTATCTTATTTATGAAAAATTTGCAATGCTATGGCTGCTAATTgcatcaatattatttattttacattcattatCCTATATTTAAATCCACACATCTCAGGTCCAGTTTACTTTTTGGAGTGAACAGACGTCTTTTAATCATCTGGTTTTGTCAGTTTTCAAATTTATTGTTGCAGTTATCATTAATATTAGAAAAAGTACACACaaataatttacttaaattaTAATATCAACTTTTAACAGGACCTttctttctaataactgatttatttttatctttggcatgatgacaatacattattttttattagatgttttAAGATAGTTGAATTCAGCTtattgtgacatttaaaggcttaactaagttaactgGGTAACCTGGCAgtttagggtaataaggcaactCGTATAACCACATAGCAGTTTGTTCtctagacaatcaaaacaaatatatagcttaaaggggctaatattttttaccttaaaaactgcttttattctcgcctaaataaagcaaacaagactttctcctggggaaaaataatatcaaaaattctgtgaaaatttccctacTCTGTATTACAcaaatatttgggaaatatttaaaagagaaaaactgggctaataattctgactttaactgtttatttattattaatatataattgctTAAATCACTTTTAACCCAAACCAAATAgctttgtttgttcattaattgATCGACTTTATTAGCTaatggataataaataaaattataaattggGCGATTATATTTCCAAATcctcctccaaaaaaaaaatgcatttttgcgTCGAATTGTTTTTTCCACTGAGAGCCACTCAAATCCTGAGGTGAGATGTGCAAACTCTGCTACATTTCCTCACAGTCACATGATCGTGTTCCTCTGCGGCGCTGGAGGAGTTCTGCTACTTACAAACAACTGGTAAGTGTTTTGCTAACTCAATATGACAACCTCCAACTAGCGTCTTTTAATATCTAATATAAATTCCAGAGTCATCGTTGGTTAACTAATACATAGTCTTTATTGTTCACTAGTGAGACTAAATGCACGTTGCTCTGTCTAAAAGAAGGTGAAGTATAAACACTACTTAGCGACGCGACAAAACAGCCTTTAATAATGTGTCGCGTCGCGCTAAACAAAGTCTCCACGGTTGACTCTATAGTGTCAGTGAAGTATACCTACGGCTGCACTTCCGTCTTAATTTAACGATAATAGGGTCTAAAGTCTAAAGAAGGCAGGACTGTAACAAACACTGGGTTTCCAGGTCAATTTACCTAATCGTTTCTCTTAGACTCAGATGAAGCCATGAAGCTCATAATCCTCAATGACTACGACCAAGTCAGCGAATGGGCTGCCAAGTACATCAGGAACAGAATAAGGAAGTTTAATCCAGGTCCTGAGCGGTTCTTCACTCTGGGTCTTCCAACAGGTAGAGTCAAAACAAACTCATGCTGTGTACTATGCAAACGCATTGAACTGTGTTAAGGTATACTGTATTTGAATTGTGTTTGTATTACAGGAAGCACTCCACTTGGATGCTACAAGAAACTGATCGAGTACCACAAGAAGGGAGAAATATCTTTTCAGTATGTGAAAACGTTTAATATGGATGAGTATGTAGGTATGTGAGCAGACATTTATGCTTGGGGATCAAGGGTTGAACTGCCTGTCATATATTTAGTTGTAACACTGAACCAAAGTGTAAGTGGTTATTGTCTTTTACAGGACTTCCCAGAGACCATCCTGAAAgttatcattcattcatgtgGAATAACTTCTTCAAGCACATCGACATTCGAGCAGAAAACGCTCACATCCTGGATGGCAACGCACCCAATCTAGAGAAGGAATGTCAGGACTTTGAAGCCAAAATCAAAGCCGCAGGAGGAATTGAGCTCTTTGTTGGCGGTAAGACATAAGATTGAACTTTGTCCTTTGCATGGTATGTGAATGAACTTTGTCTTGTGCTCACATTGCAGGGATTGGACCTGATGGTCACATTGCATTCAATGAGCCTGGTTCCAGTCTTGTGTCTCGAACGCGTGTTAAGACCCTGGCTATGGACACAATTCTGGCTAATGCACGTTTCTTTGATGGAGATCTCTCTAAGGTGCCCACCATGGCCCTCACAGTTGGCGTTGGCACTGTGATGGATGCTAGAGAGGTATAAGTATGAATATTTCTATATGTTTGGCCACACACAGCTAAATTAGGTTGTTACATGACCTTTCCAATTAATTATCTTCTGGAACATGCTGGAGTATTGACAACTGCATTTACCAAAGCTCTGCAAGTTGTTGCTCTCATCTCtatggactgcaaaaaaaacattGGTACATCTTGCAGGATCTTGCAGGGTTCCCACGCTTCTTAAAAGTACTTgcatttcagacatatggattcaaggtctggaaagtacttaaaaacaaacataggtccttgaaagtgcttgaattaaatttaaaactaaatttgTTCATGGTTTTTTTCAACAATTTTACTCAATTGTAAAAACGGACAAATTAAACATCTAAAATTTAAATCTTgaagatgattatgatgatgatgatgagcttTTATTTGTCACAACACTGTTACATGCAACAAAATTTTACCCCTctaccatacacaaacatcataCATTTCAGGGAAAGAAAGGTCTGTCGAGAGGTagcatagaaaaatatatataataagatatataagatcataaattaattaattaattaaatatattaacccCTACCAGACTGTCTTAAAAGTAAAGCAGTGTGAGAttaggaatgaatgaatgaatgaatatcaccAGTATTGAATACATCAAATTTGATCAAAATTCTTTAAAGATGACTTTTTAAAACGGTCAAAAAAATTTTACGTCTTAAGGTAAATTTGAAGTGTAACAATAAACTAATAGTACCAACAGTAATAGTACAGTCAGGACTTTTATAGCGCTACATATGCTGAGGTATGAATAACAAAGGTGCCTGATTTAAAATTAATGGGGCTTTCAAAGGTACTTGAAAGTCATTGAATCTACAGTTTTAGAAAGGGTGGGAATCCTTATCTTGAATCATAAGTGTTGCCAGATAttgctagtaaaaaaaaaacaatataagtgAAAGACCAAAATAAACTTAAAGCAACActtcttttgtaaataaactcatcttacaagt is from Danio rerio strain Tuebingen ecotype United States chromosome 14, GRCz12tu, whole genome shotgun sequence and encodes:
- the gnpda1 gene encoding glucosamine-6-phosphate isomerase 1, producing MKLIILNDYDQVSEWAAKYIRNRIRKFNPGPERFFTLGLPTGSTPLGCYKKLIEYHKKGEISFQYVKTFNMDEYVGLPRDHPESYHSFMWNNFFKHIDIRAENAHILDGNAPNLEKECQDFEAKIKAAGGIELFVGGIGPDGHIAFNEPGSSLVSRTRVKTLAMDTILANARFFDGDLSKVPTMALTVGVGTVMDAREVMILITGSHKAFALYKAIEEGVNHMWTVSAFQQHPQTVFVCDEDATQELRVKTVKYFKGIIHVHNKMVEEP